In the genome of Amaranthus tricolor cultivar Red isolate AtriRed21 chromosome 15, ASM2621246v1, whole genome shotgun sequence, one region contains:
- the LOC130801528 gene encoding BOI-related E3 ubiquitin-protein ligase 1-like isoform X2: MVMAVQAQYPSNVLLLNRNVQDTNDFSLQNQHGGGVTAGFIEPSHTLFNNHGVVGLNPRKRSREVGAATTTTTVDSFNFSLQNQQQNQNQSHQFIDLTQLQNHQQSNVVSTGLRLSFDEQNHQLQQQQQIQQQPNNTILSPLSEEFSLQFKQQSDEITYFLHTQGEHLRRTLADKRQRYYRALVGAAEETVARRMKEKEAEIEKAARRIAELEARAAQLTLEAQSWQVKARAQEAQAANLQAQLQQAMVGPTNVNGGDKEGSGVGCNGDAEDAESAYVDPVSDRRVPSPSCKMCRTRVATVVLLPCRHLCVCRECDDVVQACPLCLSMRTASIEVYLA; encoded by the exons ATGGTTATGGCAGTTCAAGCACAATACCCTTCTAACGTTCTCCTCTTAAACAG AAATGTACAAGATACCAATgatttttctttacaaaatcaaCATGGTGGAGGTGTAACTGCTGGATTTATAGAACCATCTCATACCCTTTTTAATAATCATGgag TAGTGGGACTTAATCCAAGGAAAAGAAGCAGAGAAGTTGGAGCAgcaacaacaactacaacagtTGATTCATTcaatttttctttacaaaatcaacaacaaaatcaaaatcaaagtcatcaGTTTATTGATCTTACTCAGCttcaaaatcatcaacaatcaaatgtTGTATCAACTGGTCTCAGATTATCATTTGATGAACAAAATCATCAacttcaacaacaacaacaaattcaGCAACAGCCCAATAATACAATTCTATCTCCTTTATCTGAAGAATTCTCTCTCCAATTCAAACAACAGAGTGATGAAATCACCTATTTTCTCCATACCCAg ggGGAACATTTAAGGCGCACGTTAGCAGACAAACGGCAGAGGTACTATCGTGCGCTTGTAGGCGCAGCTGAGGAAACTGTAGCACGGCGgatgaaggaaaaagaagcagaGATAGAAAAGGCAGCAAGACGAATCGCAGAGTTGGAGGCCCGAGCGGCCCAATTAACATTGGAGGCCCAGTCATGGCAGGTCAAAGCCCGGGCCCAAGAAGCCCAAGCTGCGAACCTTCAAGCCCAACTACAGCAAGCAATGGTAGGGCCCACAAACGTCAATGGAGGAGATAAGGAAGGAAGTGGAGTTGGGTGTAATGGTGATGCAGAGGATGCCGAGTCAGCTTACGTTGACCCAGTGAGTGACCGGCGAGTCCCATCACCGAGTTGCAAGATGTGTCGGACACGTGTCGCTACGGTGGTGCTTTTGCCTTGTCGGCATTTATGCGTGTGTAGAGAGTGTGACGACGTCGTTCAAGCATGCCCACTTTGCTTATCTATGAGAACTGCCAGTATTGAGGTTTACCTTGCTTAA
- the LOC130801528 gene encoding BOI-related E3 ubiquitin-protein ligase 1-like isoform X1, with product MVMAVQAQYPSNVLLLNRNVQDTNDFSLQNQHGGGVTAGFIEPSHTLFNNHGVGLNPRKRSREVGAATTTTTVDSFNFSLQNQQQNQNQSHQFIDLTQLQNHQQSNVVSTGLRLSFDEQNHQLQQQQQIQQQPNNTILSPLSEEFSLQFKQQSDEITYFLHTQGEHLRRTLADKRQRYYRALVGAAEETVARRMKEKEAEIEKAARRIAELEARAAQLTLEAQSWQVKARAQEAQAANLQAQLQQAMVGPTNVNGGDKEGSGVGCNGDAEDAESAYVDPVSDRRVPSPSCKMCRTRVATVVLLPCRHLCVCRECDDVVQACPLCLSMRTASIEVYLA from the exons ATGGTTATGGCAGTTCAAGCACAATACCCTTCTAACGTTCTCCTCTTAAACAG AAATGTACAAGATACCAATgatttttctttacaaaatcaaCATGGTGGAGGTGTAACTGCTGGATTTATAGAACCATCTCATACCCTTTTTAATAATCATGgag TGGGACTTAATCCAAGGAAAAGAAGCAGAGAAGTTGGAGCAgcaacaacaactacaacagtTGATTCATTcaatttttctttacaaaatcaacaacaaaatcaaaatcaaagtcatcaGTTTATTGATCTTACTCAGCttcaaaatcatcaacaatcaaatgtTGTATCAACTGGTCTCAGATTATCATTTGATGAACAAAATCATCAacttcaacaacaacaacaaattcaGCAACAGCCCAATAATACAATTCTATCTCCTTTATCTGAAGAATTCTCTCTCCAATTCAAACAACAGAGTGATGAAATCACCTATTTTCTCCATACCCAg ggGGAACATTTAAGGCGCACGTTAGCAGACAAACGGCAGAGGTACTATCGTGCGCTTGTAGGCGCAGCTGAGGAAACTGTAGCACGGCGgatgaaggaaaaagaagcagaGATAGAAAAGGCAGCAAGACGAATCGCAGAGTTGGAGGCCCGAGCGGCCCAATTAACATTGGAGGCCCAGTCATGGCAGGTCAAAGCCCGGGCCCAAGAAGCCCAAGCTGCGAACCTTCAAGCCCAACTACAGCAAGCAATGGTAGGGCCCACAAACGTCAATGGAGGAGATAAGGAAGGAAGTGGAGTTGGGTGTAATGGTGATGCAGAGGATGCCGAGTCAGCTTACGTTGACCCAGTGAGTGACCGGCGAGTCCCATCACCGAGTTGCAAGATGTGTCGGACACGTGTCGCTACGGTGGTGCTTTTGCCTTGTCGGCATTTATGCGTGTGTAGAGAGTGTGACGACGTCGTTCAAGCATGCCCACTTTGCTTATCTATGAGAACTGCCAGTATTGAGGTTTACCTTGCTTAA